In Aegilops tauschii subsp. strangulata cultivar AL8/78 chromosome 3, Aet v6.0, whole genome shotgun sequence, one genomic interval encodes:
- the LOC109748980 gene encoding probable pectinesterase 67, translating into MAQPSFLLLAAAVVLSLSLCDAHNKLAKKSDDVVNGPLLTSKLNAKRTLIVGPNDEFKTIQSAIDAVPDGNSEWVVVHLRAGVYAEKVVIPETKPFIFVRGNGKGRTSISYESASPHNTESATFAVHADNVIVFGISFRNAARAGLPNNPEIRTVATMVNGDKVAFYHCAFYSPHHTLFDSTGRHYYESCYIQGNIDFIFGGGQSIFQCAEIFVKPDRRTPILGSITAQDRKEESGSSGFVFLKGKVYGVGEVYLGRANEAYSRVVFADTYLSKTVNPAGWTNYNFSGSTEHVMLGEFNCTGPGADASQRVPWSRRLDEAQAAKFLTVDFINGKDWLPAFYY; encoded by the exons ATGGCCCAGCCTagcttcctcctcctcgccgcaGCGGTGGTCCTCTCGCTGTCACTCTGCGACGCACACAACAAGCTCGCCAAGAAGAGCGATGATGTTGTCAACGGCCCCCTCCTCACCTCTAAGCTCAACGCCAAGCGCACGCTGATCGTCGGCCCCAACGACGAGTTCAAGACCATCCAGTCTGCCATCGATGCGGTGCCGGACGGCAACTCCGAGTGGGTTGTCGTCCACCTCCGCGCCGGCGTCTACGC GGAGAAAGTCGTGATTCCGGAGACGAAGCCGTTCATCTTCGTGAGGGGAAACGGCAAGGGCCGGACGTCCATCTCCTACGAGTCAGCCTCCCCGCACAACACCGAGTCGGCCACGTTCGCCGTGCACGCAGACAATGTCATCGTCTTTGGCATTAGCTTCAGG AACGCGGCGCGCGCGGGCCTGCCGAACAACCCGGAGATCCGCACTGTGGCCACCATGGTCAATGGCGACAAGGTGGCCTTCTACCATTGCGCCTTCTACAGTCCCCACCACACCCTCTTCGATAGTACTGGTCGCCACTACTACGAGAGCTGCTACATCCAGGGCAACATCGACTTCATCTTTGGCGGTGGCCAGTCCATATTCCAGTGCGCGGAGATCTTCGTGAAGCCCGACCGGCGGACGCCGATCCTGGGGTCCATCACCGCGCAAGACCGCAAGGAGGAGAGCGGCAGCAGCGGCTTCGTCTTCCTCAAGGGGAAGGTGTACGGTGTTGGGGAGGTGTACCTAGGCCGCGCCAACGAGGCCTACTCGCGCGTCGTCTTCGCCGACACCTACCTCTCCAAGACTGTCAACCCTGCCGGGTGGACCAACTACAACTTCTCTGGCAGCACCGA ACATGTGATGCTCGGGGAGTTCAACTGCACGGGGCCAGGGGCCGACGCGTCGCAGCGTGTGCCATGGTCGCGACGGTTAGACGAGGCGCAGGCAGCCAAGTTCCTCACCGTCGACTTCATCAACGGCAAGGACTGGCTCCCAGCATTCTACTACTGA